NNNNNNNNNNNNNNNNNNNNNNNNNNNAATATTACCGAAAAGATAATTATAGGAAAAAGAATAATATATTGTTTATAAAACCTTATTTGCATTTAATGTTTAATATTAATTAGGAGCTATAGAAATGTACTTAAACCTTGTTTTTAgttcttccaagcattttatgTCGGTACTTCTAAATTGGGATGATATAAATAAAGTATGGAGCTAGATATGTGACGATAATATATTTGAAGAAAATAACAAACTTCAGGTAAAAAAAAAGGGTTGAATTATCACCCAttagcatttttttttttaactaaagataggagactcgaacccgcaactttttaattgagtatggaaaaactatgtcatttgagctataactcattgccACCCATTAGCATTGTCCTGTATgtcaatatataattatatacacgtagctagtttatttatttgaactttgaaaattaaaattgacacGTGNNNNNNNNNNNNNNNNNNNNNNNNNNNNNNNNNNNNNNNNNNNNNNNNNNNNNNNNNNNNNNNNNNNNNNNNNNNNNNNNNNNNNNNNNNNNNNNNNNNNNNNNNNNNNNNNNNNNNNNNNNNNNNNNNNNNNNNNNtaataaaattattattacttTTTAATTATCAGATAAAATTGAATTTGGataaaacaaaaattcaaaaggtCGTTACTAATTATTAGAATAAAGGATAAATAAGTCGTTGACATTTTTTTCGCGAATATTTTCGttcttaaagaataaaaaatacattTATGTTCCTGATCCTTAAAACGAGACATATTAACCCTTCCGTTGAATTCAGGCCGTTGGACCCGTCGGAAAACTCTGACCTGACAAACGTGGAACTGACTTTAGTTTGCGCTCCACGTTTGCCAGGTAGTTTGTGCTCCACATTTGTCAGATCAGAATTTTTCGACAGATCTAACAGCATGAATTCAACGGAAATATTAATATATCCACATTTTACAGGAGTGAGGGATATGAatgtattttctgtttcttgaggATAAAAATATATGtggaaaaaaaattaagacctatttctcctttattctaattattattttcaatttcaaaattattaCTTCTTATTATTTCCCTATacctaaataataataataagattgGTACTTTCCTTCGCTAAGAAGATGTTGCTTACTACTTTGTACTTAATTGTTTTAAAGAGCTTGCTTTTCTCCACGTAActaaataaagattttgaaagatTCACTCCCTCATCATTTGctagaaaattgaaaagaaattaaaaagccTTATGAACATTTATTTGCATATATATGTTGAATTCCTTTGCTTAAGACCGCAGCAACAAAAATCATCCAATTCTGTTATGTGTGAcattttttttctctaattttctttataaatactaacatttttttttccaaaatgattggaaatttaagtattgtaagaACTATCCAAAAGAACAAACATGTAAAATGATTCTATAATAAATAGATAAAGAATATATATACAGCTAGTAATCATTTTCacacaattttaattttataaggtTTTAGTGAATTCATTATTAgtccaaattaattaaaataataaataagtgTAACTTgaacaaataaattaaagaaaaatcggtggcttcaataataatgtgagtaaaaaaaaaaagccgTGCACTTAGTATTTATTAGGTTAATTGTTAATATGATATGACGTCTTTTaattttatgaatttatttttgttaattacaatattttttaatttgagaggtcaaaagattaatttaatctaaatttaagttttatttaagaatttatcGTTTACTAATAAATTGTTATATATCACTCGTCAATAAATTActgtatatataaaataaaatttaaatttttaataattatttaaacgAACGAGTAAATTAGCCACCGACTAATCTAGTTGAATTTAGTGGTACGAAGCCGAGTGTATTGTAGTTTCACTAGTTTGTtttgttctatatatatattatttaggaAAATTTTTAACTGTGCCGTCATACCGGTattttagtgatttttaattgttgattttaattataaaaaatatatataatatatataattaagattaacGGTTAAAAATTACTGATACACCGATACAACGGTACACTTAAAAATCTTCCATTTATTTAATCCCTTTCTATTTGTGTGTGTGGATCCTCTTGCCAATCATGTGTTGAATGAATATTTGTTCCCTCTTTAATTTTCCAAAGTTTTCTGtgcttttgtttatttatttatcaagGAATACAGCTAAAAAAGCTAACTTATGCTTAGCGCGTAAGAAACTTTggctattattttttaattttgacttcCTGTTCTTACTTATTAATATTCCAAATAGAATTATAGCCATAATTATCAAAATTGACCTTTCAATCGATCAATCAAAATACTAGATTATTACCTTAGTGATTAACCGTGACGAGttgaattaattaaaaagaaattaattaaaactatgtaaaaatatatttagttagtatttattataatttatataataataaaattaaacggACCATgttttcttatatttatataataCANNNNNNNNNNNNNNNNNNNNNNNNNNNNNNNNNNNNNNNNNNNNNNNNNNNNNNNNNNNNNNNNNNNNNNACATAACAAAATGGATAGCACTACTTTAAGTTGCATGCTCCAGCTTCAAAGACACAGCATTTTATGTGTGTAAGGGTTGAATAGGATTAGGTGAAACTCATGTAAAGTTAATTTCATGAAAATTTGATAGTtaaaaatcgttaaataatttgatagatttgattaaattatattatttaacgGTTCTTATCTATTAACTTTACATTAAGttaactgcacctgagtttttatCATCGATTTGATATCGAACTAGCAACTAAATCAATTAGATCTATCGGTTCAATTTTACTATCTGTAAATAGCTCAATTTTGACAATTAAAGTGTTTATAAAACTAGTATATCTAAAGTGTTCAATAATACTAAACACAATCTATATCATATTATATTTAATACTTCTTGGGCGTTTAAATATTTTTTCCCTATATATCTAAATTCTtattttttgggatttttgaaaatcaagttaaacataatatataattaGGGTTCTtaagtttttcaaaaagttttcccAAAAGCACAGTGTCAATAGTAGCAAATTTAATGAACAGTACATGACTACATGTTATTAATATTCTTTATATATATAGTAGTAGTAGTACATGTTATacaaacttttaatattttttagaaacgtttaagaaattttttttttctctaaaatacCTCTCAATTTTATTTAGTATAAAAGTAGTTTcgtctaaaaatttttaatgaacaTTTACATCTTTTCTCTAAAATACTAAACAATAAACCAAACTTTGTTGGTTGCCTATAGTATTCTCCAGTCCTACAAGTTAAGAATTAATTTGTCGCGGATCTGAGTTGCTGACTAATGAGTTGTTGCATACATAAGACAGAATTCAAATCTGTAACATTTACTTAAGTCGACGAGTGAGCTACTCAACCAACTTAAGTTGGTTAAAccaaaattcttaaaataaatgACTTGGTCCAGTTTTTGAGCCCAATGGGCCTGAGAGAAAAACTAAAAAGGGCCTTTTTGAGGCCCATATGTTTCcttctactttttcttttttcctacGAAAGGTTTTAGTGTTTTACACTTTTACTCTAACTTCTGTTCTTTCTTCTGTCAAAACTCAAAAGCTTCAGCGTCGTTCTTAGCTTTAGGGTTTTGCGGCAGGAATCTGTCGCCATGGATCTTTCAGAGCTCAATTCACCTGAAATGCAGAAATTCTACTCCGTATGTTTCAATTCTTCATCTGCTCCTGATTTTTTTATGTTAACAAAATAATTTACTCTAATTTCTTTTAGGAATAAATGTTTTCTAGCTTAGAGATTTTGCTTTGATAAGCTGCACCTTTTTCTCTGTTtcgttttgattttctttttcggATATTGTTGTATATGTTTCATTGAATTACAGATAAAGTTGCTTAAGCATTTTAGAGAATTTTAATTTAATGTGTATAAAACTCAGAGCATGCATAATTTAGTTACGAAAGGGAAGAACACGGATATTATGTTCATTGTTTCGTAATGTTATGCCCTAgagagttattattattttttgttgttgttgttagaaTAAATTATACTAGTCTCCCCTGATATTATGTGATTTTCACTTGGTTCTTTACGATTTCGTCATGTTCACACTGATCTCTCTTACTGTTATGTTCATAGGGGAGGTTAGTGTCACATTTGGTCTTTCATGTTTCATAAAATACAAGGGTTTCAAGTGTAGTTGCAATGTTGTCAGTTATCTAAATCTTTGAAGATGTTAGTATATGCTTTTACAAAAGGTTATATCACCTATCTAAATCATTGGATTGTTAGTATATGCTTTTACAAATTGTGAGGTGTTGCGTGTAATATCGCCTAGCCTCGGGGGAGACCAGTGTAATTTATCCTTATTATTACTCAAAGGCTTAGGTACGCAATGGCGTAGCTTAGCCAATTTAGCTTGTAATTTTATAAGAGTGTTTGGATTAGAGGAATGCCCTCACTGAAGCTGTTCTTTTAGTTCACTTGGATTGCTTACCTTGGATTGTTAATTAATAAATTGTCTATCTTccatgtaaaataaaaaataaaaaagaaataaaggaaAACATAGGCAATGCATACATTCTCTTTGGGCTTTTTTTTTTCCGGGTGTCTTTGATTGGGGGTAAAAGTGGGGTGAAAAAGCACATGAAACACACCCTGTGTAATAGTTGCTTATGTCTTGGTGAGGTACTATAAGTTGATTAATTTGTCCTCAATgcaggaagaacagcaaaaggcCGTGATTACTGAAACAGTGGCTAAGGTTACAAGCGAATGTTGGAACAAATGCATCACGGGTACACCTGGGAATAAATTCAGTTCCAGTGAAGCTTCTTGTCTTTCGAACTGCGCCCAGCGTTATGTCGAGACGAACATGCTTATCTGGAAAAGGTTTCAGAGCATGCAATGAATTATCGTGGGCTTCAATGTGCTTTCTCAATCAAATTATCAGTGCCAGAATCTTAATATTGTTTAGCAGTTAGCACTTTCTTGGATTAAAATTTTTGGACCCTCCTGGAATACCTGAAACTCAAGGGttttttgggaaaaaaaaaaggatagagTACAGAGTTTAATGTTTTTGTTG
The DNA window shown above is from Arachis ipaensis cultivar K30076 chromosome B08, Araip1.1, whole genome shotgun sequence and carries:
- the LOC107614403 gene encoding mitochondrial import inner membrane translocase subunit TIM8, which encodes MDLSELNSPEMQKFYSEEQQKAVITETVAKVTSECWNKCITGTPGNKFSSSEASCLSNCAQRYVETNMLIWKRFQSMQ